In Schizosaccharomyces osmophilus chromosome 1, complete sequence, the genomic window TACAACACGACCAGTTATCCAAACGTGCTCATCAGTGTCATCTTGTTCAGGTTCCTCTATGGAAGACATAATTGCAATCATTCCTTCCTGCCACTGCGTTGTCTTTTCCCAAAATGTATTCCAATACGGCAGGATGAAATACTGCCCACAATCCAACAAGTTAGGAAAATCGACAAAATTTCCCCTAAACTCTAAGGTAAGCTGATCCGAAGAATCAGTAAGtaactcttcttttgttccaAAAACTTTGTCGACTGGTCGAAGAAAAACCGATCGTACTTCATCTCCATTTTGTTCGGCTAGACTTATGtccaaaatcaagaaaaccCCATGATCCTTTAATTCTAATACTGTTTGCatcaatgaaaaaaatggatCAGTACCAAGGGTGGGTAGGAAATAAGTCGTAGGTAAGAATTGCAGTTTTCTCCTCAAAAACCATTTTGGGTGTAAGTTTGCCCTCGAAAACCGAACAATAGACTGAATTAATTTCAAGTTAGCTCTCAATTATTGCGTGctgattctttttttgcatACGCGTTTCAGTATATCAAATGGACTATGAAATAGCAAGTAGTAGGACGAGTGCAACATCAAATCGCAGGTATTTTTCCTTCTGTCCTTTAATTGTAAAGTAGGAAGAGGATGATAATAATAATCAGCGCACTCTAGCTCAAAACTATTTTCGAACTGGACGTCAAATTCAGAGTCTTTGACAGACTCCAGAGTTGAAAATcctaaaaagcaaaaagggTTAGACAAAAGTCCCTTGTTTTTAACATCCACTCTTAGAATACTTACGATCTTCATGATACAATCGCTCGGTGCACTACTAGCAAATTAGTACTAAATTTTCAAGACTTGTACATACCGTTAGCTCAAGCTCATTCAGTAAGATAGCCCATGTAATGCCTGAAGGGTATTCTTCAAATAGATTAAGAATATTGTTAATGATCCTTTATATAAGATTAGTATTGCGAAGTACTAGCCAAGCTATTTACCAATTCTCTTCTATGGATACATTATTTTCGCTTTTCACGAGGCTTTTTtcaagcttttcttttatttctttagTTAAATTCTCAAAATtcattcgttttcttcGGTTTATGGCATGAACATGAATTTACAAAGGGAACATTGAGGTTCACATACAAGTACATGCTTTTGCATCTTGAACATTTACTACGAAATGAGCTTGAGGAACTAAACTATCAATAATATACATAAAGAGAATATATTTCAATCTATTTCCACTGAATtcttttacaagaaaaacgagatgaaaaagaaaacttaaaaacaaacaaattcatcaCAACAAAGGCAAAGCGAATATTTATACATTATTGATACTTTATAAGTATCTTTCATCAAAACCCAAAAGACAAATCGTTACATGGATATGACAAATTGTCTGGGTACGTTAACATATGTCTGAACGCGAGCAGTTCAACCAACCCAAGCAACCTTCGAGCATTTTAAAACGCAATTTTACACATCATGACAGAGGCTAGCGGTAgcccaagtaacccaaaTAAGCACAGTtgtaacttttttttttttcttctttcccAGTTTATGCTTCAACGTATAGCTGTTTTCAAAGAGTAAATTCATAACACACGTGAGGAAATCCATTGAGCCTAGTCGACAAAGCAGGCAGACGGCTTTTAAAAGATTCCATCATCTTCAAGTAGTTCCGAGTCAGGAACGATAAATCTAGGAATTTTTGGGCCGGAAACTGCTCTAACAACACCTAGTAATATCCTCGAAAAAGAGCTAGGTCTATCAGATACATCTATCGGACCGTCCGTTGTATTCAATACTACCTCCGTAAATCAACATTCGAAATAATAGAAACTACATCGCCTATGTTCTCAATGTGATATGACTTGCCGAGTACATTAATAGCTAATTTCCTGTCAGATAGCCTTCCGCTATATCTTTAGAATTGAGAGCGTTCTCCATTAGTTTGTAATTCTCTGGAGCCATACTTGAAAGCGCGAGGAATGTGttaggaaagaaaagcaaaaaaaaaaaaaaaaaaaaaggaaagtaaGCATAATGAATAAAGAAGGTGGTGTTACACTGTCTTCACGTTTTACTTGGTTAGCCCGTTCAGTTGGCATCATTAGTTCACCTTTTTTGAAGTATTTATATGATTAAGCCACCCAGCAATCAAATCTCCAGTTGCAAGCGTTCTGGGAGAACTAAacttataaaaataaggCACAGTGCCCGCAAGGCTCATAGTTTTGTGTAAAGTAGGGTCAGTTTGTTTAGCAGCGTCTTCAGAATTGTTGTCTGGAAATCCAGGAATCAAAGTGAATGTATGGACAGATTGCTTAATAGACCACTGCAAGTCCCGGTTATTCCTAGGGGCAAGGGCGAACAAACCGTGAATCGTGTCAGCGGGCAACTCATTAGAGAGACATTCCATAACCACTGCGGCACCAGTGTCTTCACCTACAGCATATAACTGACTGGGATCACCATGGAAGCAGTGGATACACTCCGAAATCCATTCTACACAAAgttttataaacaaaacggATTCAGAAGTGGAATATCTAGGAGGTTGTGCATAATTGGGGACTACAACAACAAAACCAAGAGAGGCAAGGTACGGTATAATGACAGATTCAGCCTTGTTACGGCCACAAGCCCATAATACTACGGGATGATTTTTAGATTTGTCATCTGGAGAGAAGACATTCAAAAGCAGATGGCTCTTGTAAACCAATCTTTCCGCATTATTTTTAGCTAGCAGCCAATTTGGAAGGTATGAAATATAAGGATACCGCAGGATGGATCCAGAAGCAACATTCACTGAAAGTCGACCAATATGCTTTGTCAACATAAAACCACTTTTACTGGAAACTGTACtagaagagaaaagtttttcgtTTACATCGTCTAGATGATAAGCTCCGATAACATTTGCAAcaatcaaagaaagcaagGAGCCTAAGCCAAACATGTCCAGAAAAAATACTTTACCATAgacagaagaagaagaagctcCTAACTTGTCTGCAAAAAGCATGATCAGGAACTTGACACTAGCAAATTCCAATGACTTTTCAGAAACAAATGCTGATAGAGAAGCAACATTGTACTTTGAAACACCCGGGTAGAATTTAGGGATCAGCTTGGAGAGAAATTTATGAACTTCTAGCTGGAACGCtgaaacaataaacaaagaagaaactgcTACCCAAATAGCATAGCATATAATAGTTAGTCCCATTCTGTCAAGATCCTGACTTTGTTTCCGCTACTAAAGCATGGCTGGTTaataaaatgttttttaaattttagTGTACTATATAAACAGGAAACGTATTTAAAGTCACTGCTTAAGATAAATGAATTATTGAGAAGAAATGTCAACTTTCAAGACCCCTGCACCGTAACCATCGTGTCACTGAGACTTGGAactcttttcattcaataaatgaataaaaagtaGAAATTGAAGTTCTTCAGTACACTGCTTAGATTCCTGGAAGGCGCATATGATTATCATCATCAAGTTGGCATTCACAATTCCAGTACCTGCAACATATTGCAGGATTTTAAGAGAAATTAAAGTAAAAGCGACTCTCAATAACTTATTTCTATAATAAAACTATACTTACCAAAAGCGTTTCAACAAAGTATATGGAAAGAGTATAAGGGGAGAGTCGGTGCATGTACAACACCAGAGAAATGGTCAGTTTATATGAAAATGGGCTGAAAACTAAAAAAGTCTTTCAATATATTTTAATGCACTATAGGCAtaacaataaaagaataacGACATTAGTATGCGCTACCAAGCGTTTCATTGAATTTTCGTGAAGAGTGATCATTGACGCATTCTGCAAAAGATTGGGCGTAAACAACTTCATTAACGAAAATGGATGAACAACATTATGAATTTAAGAT contains:
- the cdc24 gene encoding DNA replication protein Cdc24, which produces MNFENLTKEIKEKLEKSLVKSENNVSIEENWIINNILNLFEEYPSGITWAILLNELELTCTERLYHEDRFSTLESVKDSEFDVQFENSFELECADYYYHPLPTLQLKDRRKNTCDLMLHSSYYLLFHSPFDILKRSIVRFSRANLHPKWFLRRKLQFLPTTYFLPTLGTDPFFSLMQTVLELKDHGVFLILDISLAEQNGDEVRSVFLRPVDKVFGTKEELLTDSSDQLTLEFRGNFVDFPNLLDCGQYFILPYWNTFWEKTTQWQEGMIAIMSSIEEPEQDDTDEHVWITGRVVSVYPGLISLDCSNGPKEIKLSTEKFVQNIVPGEQIVATLLKRDSNCKEKYTVSLDSNLISISQLNCPLNSSCLRNDLKSLKNLRPHTQGHIKVLPLQLDVFSMPSPSVESTSNKRDLSFRILVMDQFNDKISASLHPRATEYQQTDISGFLEYNEKDNNGQHIQTINLADVYPSQVWCDMYMNHENTISIQKLSFV
- a CDS encoding ER membrane associated esterase/lipase encodes the protein MGLTIICYAIWVAVSSLFIVSAFQLEVHKFLSKLIPKFYPGVSKYNVASLSAFVSEKSLEFASVKFLIMLFADKLGASSSSVYGKVFFLDMFGLGSLLSLIVANVIGAYHLDDVNEKLFSSSTVSSKSGFMLTKHIGRLSVNVASGSILRYPYISYLPNWLLAKNNAERLVYKSHLLLNVFSPDDKSKNHPVVLWACGRNKAESVIIPYLASLGFVVVVPNYAQPPRYSTSESVLFIKLCVEWISECIHCFHGDPSQLYAVGEDTGAAVVMECLSNELPADTIHGLFALAPRNNRDLQWSIKQSVHTFTLIPGFPDNNSEDAAKQTDPTLHKTMSLAGTVPYFYKFSSPRTLATGDLIAGWLNHINTSKKVN